A section of the Rossellomorea marisflavi genome encodes:
- a CDS encoding LytR/AlgR family response regulator transcription factor → MKIGLVDDRVIDLDKLQVIVSGVEGADIVFSTTSAEEAYEQIKKETVDLLICDIEMPHLSGYELADIIHSHALSIAVIFVTANSGYAVHAFELNVHDYIMKPYSKERLQQSVQRLMEKSKSAEMTGRLYLKQKNNIHIVQKKDIIFIERSGRSTTIYTRSEQIKTYLTLNELEGELRERDFIRSHRSFIINIHYVKNFSLYAKNSYVITFEGIGEQAMITKEKVDFLQEHYF, encoded by the coding sequence ATGAAAATTGGTCTTGTTGACGATCGGGTCATCGATCTTGATAAGCTTCAGGTCATCGTATCAGGTGTGGAAGGAGCGGACATCGTATTCTCCACCACTTCGGCCGAAGAAGCCTATGAACAAATAAAAAAAGAAACAGTTGATCTACTGATCTGCGATATTGAAATGCCTCATCTATCAGGCTATGAACTGGCGGATATCATCCATTCCCATGCCCTGAGCATTGCCGTCATTTTTGTAACGGCGAACAGCGGATATGCCGTTCACGCCTTCGAACTGAACGTGCACGATTACATTATGAAGCCGTACTCTAAGGAGCGTCTCCAGCAATCGGTGCAGCGGCTCATGGAGAAGTCCAAATCCGCCGAGATGACAGGTAGGCTGTACCTGAAACAAAAGAACAACATCCATATTGTCCAGAAGAAGGACATCATCTTCATCGAACGTTCCGGACGTTCCACCACCATTTACACGAGGAGCGAACAGATCAAAACGTATCTCACCCTCAATGAACTAGAAGGAGAACTGAGGGAGCGCGACTTTATCCGGTCTCACCGATCTTTCATCATCAACATCCATTATGTGAAGAACTTTTCATTATACGCGAAGAATTCGTACGTCATCACATTCGAAGGAATCGGTGAACAGGCCATGATCACAAAGGAAAAGGTCGATTTCCTGCAAGAGCATTACTTTTAA